A single region of the Pararhodospirillum photometricum DSM 122 genome encodes:
- a CDS encoding type III pantothenate kinase: protein MLLTIDSGNTNTVFAVFDGEEKRGEWRAATNVNTTADEMGVWLLQLMALAGIDRTQVTACVVASVVPATVFNLRQLAHRYFHCAPMVVGDPDVDLGIGLLVDHPDEVGADRLVNAVAGHVSYGGPLIVVDFGTATTFDVVDGQGNYCGGAIAPGVNLSLESLHRASAQLPRVAIGRPRSVIGKSTVPAMRSGIYLGYLGLIEGLVRRISEEFGAPMRVVATGGLAPLFAEATDVIEAVDLDLTLRGLVIIHQRTLARRGQA from the coding sequence ATGCTGCTGACGATCGATTCCGGCAACACCAACACCGTGTTCGCCGTGTTCGACGGTGAGGAAAAACGGGGCGAATGGCGGGCCGCCACCAACGTGAACACCACCGCCGATGAAATGGGCGTGTGGCTGCTTCAGTTGATGGCGCTGGCCGGTATTGACCGCACCCAGGTGACAGCCTGCGTCGTCGCCTCGGTGGTGCCCGCCACGGTGTTCAATTTGCGTCAGTTGGCGCACCGTTACTTCCACTGCGCTCCCATGGTGGTGGGCGATCCCGACGTGGACTTAGGCATCGGTCTGCTGGTGGACCATCCCGACGAGGTCGGCGCCGACCGTCTGGTCAATGCGGTGGCTGGCCATGTCAGCTACGGCGGTCCCTTGATTGTCGTCGATTTCGGCACGGCCACCACGTTCGACGTGGTGGATGGCCAGGGCAATTACTGTGGCGGGGCCATTGCGCCGGGCGTCAATCTTTCGCTTGAATCCCTGCACCGCGCCTCGGCCCAGTTGCCCCGGGTGGCCATCGGGCGGCCGCGCTCGGTGATTGGCAAGTCCACCGTGCCGGCCATGCGCTCGGGCATTTACTTGGGCTACCTTGGCTTGATTGAAGGCTTGGTGCGTCGCATATCGGAAGAGTTCGGCGCGCCGATGCGCGTGGTTGCCACCGGTGGTCTCGCCCCCTTGTTTGCCGAGGCCACCGACGTGATCGAGGCTGTGGACCTGGATCTGACCTTGCGAGGGCTGGTGATCATCCATCAGCGGACCCTGGCCCGGCGCGGCCAAGCGTAA
- a CDS encoding AIM24 family protein, whose amino-acid sequence MTDPVVTEHHEIPGLGIEVLEWRTLGGMTQPAGLLALALVRQAGLPVRQVRLTLNNSAVILEAGALQAWWGRLEVENSLPAGKVLGRLFGAAMSGETIFRPRYTGTGVVLTEPSFQCVVLVGLDHESVIVDQGLFLACSGEIEVGAEIQRSASALVFGGEGLVQTRLTGTGIAVLQSPVPDAELIKVTLAAGETMAVDGPFAVLRSDTVRFTVGKSSKSWIGTAVSGEGLMQTFQGPGDVWLSPLHPVYAGFPTLMPPLVPPAGG is encoded by the coding sequence ATGACCGATCCTGTTGTTACCGAGCATCACGAAATCCCCGGCCTTGGTATTGAAGTCCTGGAGTGGCGCACCCTGGGCGGCATGACCCAGCCGGCTGGGTTGTTGGCGCTGGCCCTGGTGCGTCAGGCCGGGTTGCCGGTGCGCCAAGTCCGCCTGACCTTGAACAACAGTGCGGTGATTCTGGAAGCCGGGGCCTTGCAGGCGTGGTGGGGGCGGCTGGAAGTCGAGAACTCCCTGCCGGCCGGCAAGGTTCTGGGCCGTTTGTTTGGCGCGGCCATGAGTGGCGAAACTATTTTTCGTCCGCGCTATACCGGGACGGGGGTGGTGCTCACCGAGCCGTCGTTCCAATGCGTGGTCCTGGTTGGCCTGGATCATGAATCGGTGATCGTGGACCAGGGCCTGTTTTTGGCCTGTTCCGGTGAGATCGAGGTCGGGGCCGAGATCCAACGCAGTGCCAGCGCCTTGGTGTTTGGCGGCGAGGGGCTGGTGCAGACCCGCTTGACGGGGACCGGCATTGCCGTTTTGCAATCGCCCGTGCCCGACGCCGAATTGATCAAGGTCACGCTGGCGGCCGGCGAGACCATGGCGGTGGATGGGCCGTTTGCCGTGCTGCGCTCCGATACGGTGCGCTTTACCGTGGGCAAAAGCTCCAAGTCGTGGATCGGCACCGCGGTATCGGGCGAGGGCTTGATGCAGACCTTCCAAGGGCCGGGCGATGTGTGGCTGTCGCCGCTCCACCCCGTCTATGCCGGCTTCCCCACCTTGATGCCGCCCCTGGTCCCGCCTGCGGGGGGATGA
- a CDS encoding biotin--[acetyl-CoA-carboxylase] ligase has product MSVCPLPGPTAGAVTLPMGWRLIAHDAVDSTNAVARALITKGAAEEGTVVWAREQTGGRGRQGRVWHSPPGNLYHSYVLRPDVPLAEAARLSFGAALAVAEALEALCPIADPRCKWPNDIVCHGGKVAGMLMETVSAASGPPWLVLGIGVNLKTAPITGALFPALAMEDLGCPVGLEDLLSGIAQRLAYWLAKWRQDGFAPVRAAWLERALGVGKPVEVRLGPHRTQRGIFQGLDEAGCLVLAEEDGMVRLISAGDVFFPPQEGA; this is encoded by the coding sequence GTGAGCGTTTGTCCGCTCCCAGGACCGACCGCCGGGGCCGTCACCCTGCCGATGGGGTGGCGGCTTATCGCCCACGACGCCGTGGATAGCACCAACGCGGTGGCCCGCGCCTTGATCACCAAGGGGGCCGCCGAGGAGGGCACCGTGGTTTGGGCCCGCGAGCAGACCGGGGGCCGGGGACGCCAGGGCCGGGTGTGGCATAGCCCGCCCGGCAACTTGTACCATTCCTACGTCCTACGGCCCGACGTGCCTTTGGCCGAGGCGGCCCGTCTGTCTTTCGGGGCGGCTCTGGCCGTTGCCGAGGCCCTTGAGGCTTTGTGCCCCATCGCCGATCCCCGGTGCAAATGGCCCAACGACATCGTGTGTCATGGCGGCAAGGTCGCCGGCATGCTGATGGAAACGGTGTCGGCGGCGAGCGGGCCGCCCTGGCTGGTGTTGGGGATCGGGGTGAATCTTAAGACCGCGCCCATCACCGGGGCTTTGTTTCCTGCTCTGGCCATGGAAGATTTGGGCTGCCCCGTGGGCCTTGAGGATCTGCTCTCAGGCATCGCCCAGCGCTTGGCCTATTGGCTGGCCAAATGGCGCCAGGATGGTTTTGCCCCGGTGCGCGCCGCGTGGCTGGAGCGGGCCCTTGGCGTGGGCAAGCCGGTGGAGGTTCGTCTGGGGCCCCACAGGACCCAACGAGGGATTTTTCAGGGCCTCGACGAGGCCGGCTGTCTGGTGCTGGCCGAGGAGGACGGTATGGTCCGTCTGATCTCTGCCGGCGACGTGTTCTTTCCCCCCCAGGAGGGAGCTTGA
- a CDS encoding DNA-3-methyladenine glycosylase I, producing MSAYCDSAPGHPLHGPYHDTEYGVPQTDETVLFERLCLEIFQAGLSWELILKRRAGLGEALAGFDVDTLAGWGEADVERLVTDPRLIRNRRKIAALLENARRVQALRLSHGHFAGWIRAHHPLPLADWVRLFRRTFLFTGPEVVNEFLMSLGVLPGAHRDDCPVARHLATLPSPWET from the coding sequence ATGAGTGCCTATTGCGACAGCGCTCCCGGCCACCCGCTGCACGGCCCCTACCACGACACCGAATACGGCGTGCCGCAGACCGACGAGACCGTGTTATTCGAGCGTCTGTGTTTGGAGATCTTCCAGGCGGGTCTGTCCTGGGAACTGATCTTGAAGCGCCGGGCCGGCCTGGGGGAGGCCCTGGCCGGTTTTGATGTGGACACCCTGGCCGGCTGGGGCGAGGCCGATGTGGAGCGCCTTGTGACCGACCCTCGGCTGATCCGCAACCGCCGCAAGATTGCAGCCCTCTTGGAAAACGCCCGGCGCGTACAGGCTCTGCGCCTCAGCCATGGGCACTTCGCCGGCTGGATTCGCGCTCACCATCCCTTGCCACTCGCCGATTGGGTGCGCTTGTTTCGCCGCACGTTTTTGTTCACGGGGCCCGAGGTGGTCAACGAGTTCCTGATGAGCCTGGGCGTGCTGCCTGGAGCACACCGGGACGACTGCCCCGTGGCCCGCCATCTGGCGACCCTGCCTTCCCCATGGGAGACCTGA
- the mce gene encoding methylmalonyl-CoA epimerase: MIGRLNHVAIAVPDLDAATRMYRDTLGAQVSEPLPQPAHGVTVVFITLPNTKIELLHPLGEKSTIAGFLEKNPAGGIHHVCYEVEDILAARDQLKAQGLRVLGDGEPRLGAHDKPVLFLHPKDCYGTLVELEQA; encoded by the coding sequence ATGATCGGCCGTTTGAACCACGTCGCCATTGCCGTTCCCGACCTCGACGCCGCGACTCGGATGTACCGCGATACCCTGGGGGCCCAAGTCTCCGAGCCCTTGCCCCAGCCGGCCCACGGCGTGACCGTGGTGTTCATTACCCTGCCCAATACCAAGATTGAGTTGCTTCATCCGCTGGGTGAAAAATCCACCATTGCGGGTTTCCTGGAAAAGAACCCGGCGGGCGGTATCCACCACGTGTGCTACGAGGTCGAGGATATCCTGGCCGCCCGTGACCAGCTCAAGGCCCAGGGTTTGCGGGTGTTGGGCGACGGCGAGCCCCGCTTGGGGGCGCACGACAAGCCGGTGCTGTTCTTACATCCCAAGGACTGCTACGGCACCTTGGTGGAGTTGGAGCAGGCCTAA
- a CDS encoding ribonuclease J — translation MAEPAPPSPPRFEEDALYFVPLGGAGEIGMNLSLYGYRGRWLMVDLGITFGNDTTPGVEVIVPDPSFIEERRDDLLGLVITHAHEDHLGAVPYLWPFLECPVYATPFAAEFLRHKLREEGLNGDVELTEVRHGERFTLGPFDLELIATPHSIPEASHLVVRTEAGTVFHTADWKHDPEPLVGAPADEDRLRRLGDEGVLAVVGDSTNIFNKDHTGSEGEVRRSLVEVFAQQTGRIAVACFASNIARLESIALAAKACGRDVALVGRSLWRMHDTAKACGYLTEAPRFLTDEEGAYLPRDKVVYVCTGSQGEPRAALRRIAFDTHPHVTLGKGDVVIFSSRIIPGNERPVLEVQNRLASLGVSMITPREALVHVSGHPGAQDVRNLYGWIRPSVVLPVHGERMHLDEHAIEARALGIPTVLTAINGQVVRLDGAEAGVVGSVSVGRLAVDGERLIPLDSEVVRDRRRMALGGAVVVSAALDDKGRVVGDPRVAARGLLDPKEDAEDIEEILEIVRGTVAGLRPPERLRDEAVEEAIRVSVRRFFRQSQGRRPVTDVHVLRV, via the coding sequence ATGGCCGAACCCGCCCCGCCGTCTCCGCCCCGCTTCGAGGAGGATGCCCTCTACTTCGTACCCTTAGGCGGGGCGGGGGAAATCGGCATGAACCTTTCGCTGTATGGGTATCGCGGCCGTTGGCTGATGGTCGATCTGGGCATCACCTTTGGCAACGATACGACCCCCGGCGTCGAGGTCATCGTTCCCGATCCGTCGTTCATCGAGGAACGGCGCGACGATCTTCTGGGCCTCGTCATCACCCATGCCCACGAGGACCATCTGGGGGCCGTGCCCTATCTGTGGCCGTTCCTGGAGTGTCCCGTTTATGCCACTCCCTTTGCCGCCGAGTTCCTGCGCCACAAGCTGCGCGAAGAGGGGCTGAACGGGGATGTGGAGCTGACCGAGGTTCGCCACGGGGAGCGTTTCACCCTGGGGCCGTTTGATCTCGAGCTGATCGCTACCCCCCACTCCATCCCGGAAGCCAGTCATCTGGTGGTGCGTACCGAGGCCGGCACGGTGTTCCACACCGCCGACTGGAAGCACGATCCCGAGCCCCTGGTTGGCGCCCCGGCCGACGAAGACCGCCTGCGACGCTTGGGCGACGAGGGCGTGCTGGCCGTGGTCGGTGACAGCACCAATATCTTCAACAAGGACCACACCGGGTCTGAAGGCGAGGTGCGTCGCTCCTTGGTCGAGGTGTTTGCCCAGCAGACCGGGCGGATTGCCGTGGCCTGCTTTGCCTCCAATATCGCTCGTCTGGAGAGTATTGCTCTCGCCGCCAAAGCCTGCGGTCGCGACGTCGCCCTGGTCGGGCGCTCGTTGTGGCGCATGCACGATACGGCCAAGGCCTGCGGCTATCTCACCGAGGCCCCGCGCTTCCTCACCGACGAGGAAGGCGCCTATCTGCCTCGCGACAAGGTGGTGTACGTCTGCACCGGGTCCCAGGGCGAGCCCCGCGCCGCCTTGCGCCGGATTGCCTTTGACACCCACCCCCATGTCACGCTGGGCAAGGGGGACGTGGTGATCTTTTCCAGCCGCATCATTCCCGGCAACGAACGCCCTGTTCTCGAGGTGCAAAACCGGCTGGCCTCGTTGGGGGTCTCCATGATCACCCCGCGCGAGGCCCTGGTCCATGTCTCGGGCCACCCGGGCGCCCAGGATGTGCGCAACCTCTATGGCTGGATCCGCCCCTCGGTGGTTCTGCCGGTCCACGGCGAGCGCATGCATCTTGATGAGCACGCCATCGAGGCCCGCGCGCTTGGCATCCCCACCGTGCTGACTGCCATCAATGGGCAGGTGGTCCGGCTTGATGGCGCCGAGGCCGGGGTGGTGGGCAGCGTGTCGGTCGGCCGGCTGGCCGTTGATGGCGAACGCCTGATCCCCTTGGATAGCGAAGTCGTGCGCGATCGGCGGCGCATGGCGCTGGGTGGCGCTGTTGTGGTGTCTGCCGCCCTTGACGACAAGGGCCGGGTGGTCGGCGATCCCCGGGTGGCCGCGCGCGGCCTGCTTGACCCCAAGGAAGACGCCGAGGACATTGAGGAAATCCTGGAAATCGTGCGCGGTACCGTGGCCGGGTTGCGCCCGCCCGAGCGGCTGCGTGACGAGGCGGTCGAGGAAGCCATCCGGGTTTCCGTGCGGCGTTTCTTCCGGCAAAGCCAGGGCCGGCGTCCCGTGACCGATGTTCATGTTCTTCGTGTTTGA